In Chitinophagaceae bacterium, the genomic window TGGTTGATCCACTTAATCCCGGATCATACAAGACCTATCTTTTGGAAGATGTTTCGGGAAATGTTTTGCCTTCCATCGGTATTGTATTTGAATTGTGAGAAAGAGTAGTGAGTAGTAAGTTCTTAGTCTTGGTTTTTAATTTCAATTATTGGGCATTGCGTCCGGGGCACATCGGCTCATCGAAACATCGGGGCATTGTCATACTTCAGTGGCTTGCTGCAAATCTTTTCTATAAAAGCAAAAAGTAGTAATATTGAAGTGTGAAAGTCCTTTATTCCATAGCTGCATTGATTTGTTTATGTGCTACCTCTTTTGCACAGATGCCGGGCGATTTGAAAGGTGTTATTTACAACCATGAATTAAGCGGAGGGATCATTGTTCACACCGCCGGCTGGGGCATTTTTATGGATGTGGGCAAGCGGCAGGAACTGAAGAAGAAAACAATTTATGAGTTTGAGTTTACACAACTTCATCATCCTAAAGAAGTAAAGCAAACCATTGACTTTGGATTTTCTTTTTTCGGAATCAATTCGCCGAAGCCTTTTGTTTATGGTAAGCAAAATAATTTTTACTTATTGAATGCCGCCATGGGTCGTCAGTTCATGTTGACAGAGCGTGCAGAACATAAAGGAGTTGAAGTAGGTCTGCAGGTGATAGGCGGGTTATCACTTGGATTGTTAAAACCCTACTATCTGGATTTGTTGTATCCTGTAGATAATTCCACCACTTATCGCATTCTTTCAGAGCGATATTCAGAAGAAAATGCGTCAAAGTTTCTGGATTGGTTTTCGATTTATGGAGGGTCAGGTTTTGGCTATGGGATCGGGCAGATTAAATTTATTCCGGGTGTGCATATTAAGACGGGACTTACATTCGACTGGGCAAGCTATGATGATTTTATCAAGACGTTACAGGTAGGAATAAGCTTTGACGCCTACTATAAAAAAATACCGATAATGCTGATCGAAAACAACCAGCAATTTTATCCTAATTTATTTTTGAGTTTGCAGTTTGGCAAAAAGTGGTGATATGATTGAACTGAATATCCTTCCTGAAAAACCCCAGCGATTAAAAAAACCTGACTGGCTCAGGGTAAAATTGCCAACCGGCGAAAATTACCGTCATGTCCGGGGTTTAGTGGATCATTACAAATTGCATACGATATGCGAAAGTGGTAATTGTCCTAATATGGGAGAATGCTGGGGAGCTGGCACTGCTACCTTTATGATTCTAGGAAATGTCTGCACGCGTTCTTGCGGATTTTGCGCAGTATATACCGGAATGCCCACAGAACTGGATTGGGATGAACCTAAAAGAGTGGCTGAGGCCATCAAATTAATGGGTGTGAAACATGCGGTGCTTACTTCTGTTAACAGAGATGAATTGAAAGATGGCGGCGCCGGCATCTGGGCTGCAACAGTGAGAGCTGTCCGTGAGTTGAATCCTGAAACTACTATGGAAACATTGATTCCTGATTTCAAAGGAAACATGGAAAGTGTTGAACTGATGATTGAAGTGAAGCCGGAAGTAGTATCACATAATATGGAAACCATTCGCCGCCTGTATAAGAAGGTACGACCGCAGGCAAAGTACGATCGCAGTCTTGCTGTAATTCGCAGATTGAAAGATGGTGGCATCAGAACAAAATCCGGCATCATGGCCGGATTAGGGGAAACGAAAGAAGAAGTTTTTCAGGTAATGGATGATTTGCGGGAAGCAGGTTGTGATGTAATGACCATCGGACAATATCTTCAACCTACACGAAATCATCTGGAAGTGATGGAATGGATTCATCCGGACATTTTTAAAGAGTATGAAGAAGTTGGGTTATCCAAAGGATTCAGGTTTGTTGAAAGTGCTCCATTGGTCAGATCTTCTTATCATGCGGAGAAACATGTGAAGTGATGCAACAATTGTTGCACGGATTAATAATTAAATTGTTTGAGTACTTCTCATCTTTCAGATGATTTGTACCATTTAAGCAAGCGGCCATTAAACAGTTCTGTAAGAAATCGCTTCCTGATTCTGCAAATGGATAATGCAGAATAAAGTCAGAACACATTTAAATAAACCGCTTAATTGACAGAACAATGACTATCGGCTTTCCGATATTATTTCGCTTTGACATAATCTTTTCTATTTTAGCGGAACAATAACCTAAGAACCAAAACATGAGACGTTTACTGCTACTTACAGGATCAATCACAGTTGTCTTTTTTGCATTAATTGCATTTCAGAATCCTTATTCTCATTCTGCAGTGTCAGAAGGAAGCGAAGAGGAAAGTGAGGAACATGGTATATCAGGCGCATTGGATTGGTGGAAAACAGTCCGGACTAATGAGCAAACAGGGGAAATGGATTTTGCTGCTATAAATGAGGCAGAGCAGCAGGCAGAAGCAATGGGTGGTACAAGAAGCCTCGGAATTCAATGGGAAGAAATGGGGCCGGATAATGTTGGCGGAAGGACCCGCAGCATATTGTTCGACAAGGATCACCAGGGAGTTGTGTTTGCAGGTGGTGTTTCAGGAGGATTGTGGAAAAGTACCAATGGCGGTCAATCGTGGTTAAAGGTGAATGATTTATTCGAATCACTTATTATTACAACTATTGCACAAGCCTCAAATGGTGATATTTATTTTGGTACAGGTGAAGCTTTTTACAGCTTTGGACTTAATAATCCTACAGGATTCAGTGCATTTGGTTTTCCGGGAAAAGGAGTATGGAAATCAACGGATGGTGGCAATACGTTCAACCATCTTACCTCCACTATTCCTCCTACTGGAAATTCTACTACTGAAGATTGGGCCTATGTAAGCCGGTTAGCTACAAGTCCTTCTGATGCCAATAGAATTTATGCGTCCACTAATAAAGGACTGCGTATTTCTACTGATGGGGGTACTTCATGGTCGAATGCAGTTGGGCCGATACTTTCCTATTCCTGGGATGTGCAGGTGGGAAGTGATGGTTTTGTACATGCCGTAGTTGGTAACAAATATTATCGCTCCACCACTGCAGACGGAAGCACTTTTGAACAACGGTCCGGACAAGGTGGTTTTCCTGCCACCGGTCTTGGCAGAATTGAATTAGCTGTTGCGCCTTCCAATGCATCGTATGTTTATGCGATTTGCATTAACAGTGGTTCAGAAGATTTACAAGGGGTTTACAAGTCAACGGATGGTGGACTTAACTGGACGCAGATTGGTCCTGGTGGAAGTGTAAATTTTAATCCTCCTGGTCAACAGGGGACGTATGATATCTGCCTTGGTGTGTTGCCAACTGATCCTGAGCTAATTTATTTCGGAGGACAATTAAGTCTGTGGAAATATTCACCCTCGCTGGGTTGGTTTACGGTGAGCAATTGGCTGGGTGATTTTTTTGATCCTGATATTTATATTCATGCCGATATGCACACCATCGAATTTAATCCATTCAATACGAATGAGATGCTTGTGGGATGTGATGGTGGTTTGTTTCGAACAGCGAATGCTGCTGATGTTTACCCGACATTCTCTGATCTGAACAGAAGTTATAATGTGACGCAGGCTTATTCTGTTTCGGCAGCGCCGACCGGAGAAGTGATTTTCGGAACACAGGATAATGGTACAAATTATATTGATTTTCTTGGTAATACAATGATGGCTTCCCATGAGATTCAAGGAGGTGACGGTGGCAATACAGAAATCGGACGGGTGAATCCCAATGCGTTCTTTGCGGAACTTCCTGCCGGAACAGTTACCCGTTCTTCAAGTCCTGGTGGCGGCTTCAATCTTTTTTATGATGATCGAATAGATGTAACCGGTGATGGTTCTGTTGATGAGGGGGCAGACTGGCTTACTCCATTTGCACTATGGGAGCAGCCGGATTCAGCGCGCGCGTTTTACGTGCTCGGAGCGGGTGGAGTAGGAGGTAGTCTTGGACATGTTTGGTTTACTAAAGGTGCCATGGATTTTGCAATAAATCCTGATTGGTTCCGCTTCCCATCAACTTCAGGTTGGGTAACCTGCGTTGCCTTTTCGAAAGATGGAAATACCGTATTTGCAGGCACTTCCAATGGAGTGGTGTACAGATATTCTAATTTGCTTGCAGTAGATGACTCCGGTAAATTTAAATATGCTTCTATTTCTTCTACCGCAGCTTCATGGAATGCAGTTGACAGTGGTATCACAGTTTCATCAATAACGATTTCCAGTGGCAGGTATCTTCGATGGATAGCAGTGGATCCTACTGATGCTAACAAGGTAGTGGTTACAGGAGCTCGTTATGGAAATGATGCGAATATATGGAGATCTACTAATGCATTAGATTCAATAATGACTTTTGCTGATATCACCGATAACCTACCTAAGATGCCGGTTTGGACAGCCGTGATAGATGAAGAAGATCCAAACAGGATCATCATCGGAACTGATCTAGGTGTTTATGGACGCGATATATCAAATACTGATGGTTGGTCGGAAGAAAATGGCGGCATGGCCAGAGTTCCCGTAATGGTGATTAAACAGGTGCCATATTATGGTAAGCCTTATCTTTATATTGGCACATATGGCCGTGGAGTATACAGATCAGGCAGCCTTGTTGGCATTCATGAAGCGCCTTCAAACATCAGCAACATGATGTTGTTCCCTAATCCTGTTCAGGATGCAGCAACGATCAGAATTTCACTTGCCAAAAGCAGTACGGTAGAAATAAAAGTCTATAACCTGAAAGGTGAATTAATGTTAGATCTCAAGGAGAAAAATTTCAGTGCGGGAGAAAATACGATATCTATCAATACTTCTAAGCTGAATTCAGGTACTTATCTGGTAAATGCTACCTCTGGTAATGCTTCATTCAATCAAAAAATGATTGTGATCAGGTAATTCAACCTCATTTTTTATGATCAAATAAAATCTTGCCATTTATTAACAGCAGCATAATTAACCGGTTTATCCCGAAGTTATGCTGCTGTTTTTTTTAGCATTCCTGGTCGCGCTGTTTTACAAAATGATTTCATGTTCATAATACTTCTTATTACCTAAAAGAAAATTGCAATTAATTTGTACATTTCAGAAAATTTACCTCGCTGACGGTACATGTACAGAGCATTACTTCTATCTTTTTTCCTTACACTCATTTTCAAACACAATGGCTTTAGCCAGTGTAATGGATTGCCTACTGATTGTGCAGGTACACAATCATATACCGTTGACCCGTTGCCTACCAACGGATTTTACAATGCAGGAACCGTTGTAACATTTTGTTATACCATTCAGAATTATAATCAATGCAATTCGAATTGGTTTCATACCCTTGATTTCAATTTTGGTCCGGGTTGGGATCTAACAACCCTTACACCGATCAGTATGCCGGTAAGTTGTGATGGCATGGGTAACTGGGATTTCTATAGCAGCGTTACCTCATCTTCCACCGGTCAGTCATTCGGTCCTTGTTTTTCATACGACTCACCGCTTGGATTTATTGGTAATGTGCTGGATGGCAATCCGGGAAATAATTTTGGCGATAACTGTGCAATCAACACATGGACTTTTTGCTTTTCTATAATGGTATCAACTTCTTCTTATGGGCAAAGCCTTTCTGTTGATGCCACTGCAATAGGTGATGGTTCAGCAGGTTCATGGACTTCGAACACATGCCCTGGTGCAGCATTCAATCTTTCCAATGCTTTTTCAATGGCTTGTTTTCTTTCGGCTTCTAATGTTTTAGCGCAACCTTCCTGTTTGAACAATGATGGATCTATCGCACTTACCGTTACCGGAAATATAGGTCCTGTTTCTTTTCTCTGGTCTCCGGGTGGACAGACTACTTCTTCTGTTAACGGACTACCGTCAGGTACTTATCAGGTAACTGTAACCGATAGTGTAAATTGCATATCATCATACTCATTCGAATTAGACGTCGATAATCCTGTCACATTTACAACAAACATTGTAGATGCAACCTGCTTTGGATATTGTGATGGAATATCCAATGTGATTCCTGCCAATGGAATGGCTCCTTACACTTATAGCTGGCAGCAAACGGGAGGCGTAGCGGCGTATGACAGCGCGCTTTGTGCCGGTACTTATTATACAACTATAACAGATGCAAACTACTGCTCAAGAATTGACACATTTATAGTAGCATCACCGGCAAAAATTAATCTTACACCAACGTCTCAGGACGTGTCCTGCTACGGTGGTTATGATGGCTGGGCCACGGTAAGTGCAACAGGCGGAAGCGGCATTTATTTTTTTAACTGGCAGCCAACGGGTCAAAACAATGCTACGGCTAGTAATCTGATGGCCGGAAATTACACGGTTACCGCCACCGATACAAAAGGCTGTTTGAGTGATACTACAATCACCATTGGAAGCCCGCCACAAATATTAATCACACCCACCATCACTCCGGTAACCTGCTATGGATTTAGCGATGGCGCCATCAGCACCGTGGTTACTCAAGGTGTTGCACCTTACCAATATCTTTGGGTGGATGTGAACCAGGTAACTGCAAACCTTGTCGGGTTAATTGACGGGCCTTATGCACTATTGATAACGGATGCTTTAGGATGCCAGGAACTGGATACCTTTTATGTTACACAACCAGATTCACTAATTGGTGAATTGGTGATATCCGCTCCGAGTTGTCCTTCAGCACATAATGGTGGAATTGTAGCAGTGATGCAAGGCGGCACCACGCCGTATACCTATGAATGGAATAACAATCCGGCATTGAACACACCTTCGTTGGATAATCTTTCACCGTCCTATTTTGTATTGCTTGTTACCGATGCAAACGGTTGTTATGTCAACCTTGCAGAAAATGTAAAAGCACTTCCTGATCTTGCTATAGATGCCGGTTTGGATGTCTCTATTGAGCTGGGACAAAAAACGATTCTGAATGCGCAGGTGGATAGGTTTGGTGATTTTAATTTTCGGTGGCGACCACCATACAATCTGTCGGATAGTCTGGAGTGGTCAACTTACGCTTTTCCATTTGTTACAACCGATTATATTGTTGAGGTATTAGATCCGGTAACCGGATGTAAAGGAAGCGACAATGTAACGGTAACTATTTTGCCTTCGGGTTATGTATTGGTCCCAAGTGCGTTTTCTCCGAACAATGATGGATTGAATGATGTGTTGTTTCCTGTTTACGGTGACCTTGTTATAATTGAGGCATTCAAAATATTTAATCGCTGGGGGCAGGTTGTTTTTTCCAGTAAGACTGATGGCTGGGATGGCAATTTTAAAGGTAAGCCTGAAGAAACAGCGACGTATGTTTATGAGGTGCGATACAGAATTGAAGGAAGGGCAGAGCAGAGTTATGAAACATCAGGCAGCGTGGTACTGATACGTTGAAGAATTAGGAATTAGGAATGAAGATGATTTAACGATCTACTACTCACTATTCACCATTCACTACTCGCTACTCACCACTCAACTCAAATAAACCGCCTCTTGAATCCCATTCCCGATTTCTACAGTGATGTGTTCCTGCATATTCGTAGAAAGAGACAAGCCAATATAATCAGGGCTTACAGGATACACTTTGTGTTTCCTGTCGATTAAAACCGCAATCTGAATTCTCTTTGGTGCAAAGTCAAGAAAAGGTTTCATCGCATAAAGCAATGTTTTTCCGGTGTTAGCTACATCATCACAAACAATCACTACTTTATTATTGACAGATGAAGGGTCAATACCCATGAGTATTTCAGAAACAACCGGATTGTGTTTCTGTAATTGGATGTCAGTGAGGATTACTGATAAAGTGCCTGCTTGACGTAGTTTGGCTTCAAGACGCTGAGCAAAAACAAATCCTTTTTGTCTGATGCCTGCAAGCACGATTTCCTGTTCTTCATCATTATTTTCCATGATCTCATAACTGATGCGTTCAATTTTTCTTTTGATATCATCAGCAGTAAGAATCAATGATCGCTTTATTTCATCCATAATTAATCAGACGGGAATTTTTAGTTTTTTGAATGACCTGGAAATTTGCGAAGATCATTGCATTAAATTTATTACGGAATTACGTTTTAATAAATCACCAGCTTCTGTGGTGCTGTGGAAATAGTTCCGGTTTCAAGCCGGTAAAAATACAAACCCGTTCCAAGATGCTGTGAGAAGTTTACTATTTCTTTTGATCCGGTAAATGAAAGTTGATGGAGCAGACTTCCCGATAGGTCGTAAATAAGAATACTGCCCTTTTCATTGCTTGCAGACTGACAATAAAAATTTGTAGAACCGTATGATGGATTCGGATAAGCACGTATGAAAGCGGTGGTGAAATTTGTTTCAGCCATTCCAACATTGTACAAGCAGGAACCATTATCCATATTCGCTGATGTATTGTAGTTGACCGCGTTGTTATCCGTACAACCAAAAACAACAGGAATGCAGCTTCCATCATCCACTGTTGCGGAAGGATTATAATTTAAGGAAAAGGGATTGGTGCAACCATAGCTGATGTTGATGTTCATCGTTGCAAACGCATCTACCTTTCCATAGCCCCATTTATTATCAGGCAGATTGTTACCTGTGAATGAATCTTTAAAGCAGGAAAGCAGGATGGCATC contains:
- the lipA gene encoding lipoyl synthase, which translates into the protein MIELNILPEKPQRLKKPDWLRVKLPTGENYRHVRGLVDHYKLHTICESGNCPNMGECWGAGTATFMILGNVCTRSCGFCAVYTGMPTELDWDEPKRVAEAIKLMGVKHAVLTSVNRDELKDGGAGIWAATVRAVRELNPETTMETLIPDFKGNMESVELMIEVKPEVVSHNMETIRRLYKKVRPQAKYDRSLAVIRRLKDGGIRTKSGIMAGLGETKEEVFQVMDDLREAGCDVMTIGQYLQPTRNHLEVMEWIHPDIFKEYEEVGLSKGFRFVESAPLVRSSYHAEKHVK
- a CDS encoding T9SS type A sorting domain-containing protein; its protein translation is MRRLLLLTGSITVVFFALIAFQNPYSHSAVSEGSEEESEEHGISGALDWWKTVRTNEQTGEMDFAAINEAEQQAEAMGGTRSLGIQWEEMGPDNVGGRTRSILFDKDHQGVVFAGGVSGGLWKSTNGGQSWLKVNDLFESLIITTIAQASNGDIYFGTGEAFYSFGLNNPTGFSAFGFPGKGVWKSTDGGNTFNHLTSTIPPTGNSTTEDWAYVSRLATSPSDANRIYASTNKGLRISTDGGTSWSNAVGPILSYSWDVQVGSDGFVHAVVGNKYYRSTTADGSTFEQRSGQGGFPATGLGRIELAVAPSNASYVYAICINSGSEDLQGVYKSTDGGLNWTQIGPGGSVNFNPPGQQGTYDICLGVLPTDPELIYFGGQLSLWKYSPSLGWFTVSNWLGDFFDPDIYIHADMHTIEFNPFNTNEMLVGCDGGLFRTANAADVYPTFSDLNRSYNVTQAYSVSAAPTGEVIFGTQDNGTNYIDFLGNTMMASHEIQGGDGGNTEIGRVNPNAFFAELPAGTVTRSSSPGGGFNLFYDDRIDVTGDGSVDEGADWLTPFALWEQPDSARAFYVLGAGGVGGSLGHVWFTKGAMDFAINPDWFRFPSTSGWVTCVAFSKDGNTVFAGTSNGVVYRYSNLLAVDDSGKFKYASISSTAASWNAVDSGITVSSITISSGRYLRWIAVDPTDANKVVVTGARYGNDANIWRSTNALDSIMTFADITDNLPKMPVWTAVIDEEDPNRIIIGTDLGVYGRDISNTDGWSEENGGMARVPVMVIKQVPYYGKPYLYIGTYGRGVYRSGSLVGIHEAPSNISNMMLFPNPVQDAATIRISLAKSSTVEIKVYNLKGELMLDLKEKNFSAGENTISINTSKLNSGTYLVNATSGNASFNQKMIVIR
- a CDS encoding gliding motility-associated C-terminal domain-containing protein; translation: MYRALLLSFFLTLIFKHNGFSQCNGLPTDCAGTQSYTVDPLPTNGFYNAGTVVTFCYTIQNYNQCNSNWFHTLDFNFGPGWDLTTLTPISMPVSCDGMGNWDFYSSVTSSSTGQSFGPCFSYDSPLGFIGNVLDGNPGNNFGDNCAINTWTFCFSIMVSTSSYGQSLSVDATAIGDGSAGSWTSNTCPGAAFNLSNAFSMACFLSASNVLAQPSCLNNDGSIALTVTGNIGPVSFLWSPGGQTTSSVNGLPSGTYQVTVTDSVNCISSYSFELDVDNPVTFTTNIVDATCFGYCDGISNVIPANGMAPYTYSWQQTGGVAAYDSALCAGTYYTTITDANYCSRIDTFIVASPAKINLTPTSQDVSCYGGYDGWATVSATGGSGIYFFNWQPTGQNNATASNLMAGNYTVTATDTKGCLSDTTITIGSPPQILITPTITPVTCYGFSDGAISTVVTQGVAPYQYLWVDVNQVTANLVGLIDGPYALLITDALGCQELDTFYVTQPDSLIGELVISAPSCPSAHNGGIVAVMQGGTTPYTYEWNNNPALNTPSLDNLSPSYFVLLVTDANGCYVNLAENVKALPDLAIDAGLDVSIELGQKTILNAQVDRFGDFNFRWRPPYNLSDSLEWSTYAFPFVTTDYIVEVLDPVTGCKGSDNVTVTILPSGYVLVPSAFSPNNDGLNDVLFPVYGDLVIIEAFKIFNRWGQVVFSSKTDGWDGNFKGKPEETATYVYEVRYRIEGRAEQSYETSGSVVLIR
- a CDS encoding phosphoribosyltransferase, giving the protein MDEIKRSLILTADDIKRKIERISYEIMENNDEEQEIVLAGIRQKGFVFAQRLEAKLRQAGTLSVILTDIQLQKHNPVVSEILMGIDPSSVNNKVVIVCDDVANTGKTLLYAMKPFLDFAPKRIQIAVLIDRKHKVYPVSPDYIGLSLSTNMQEHITVEIGNGIQEAVYLS